In Ipomoea triloba cultivar NCNSP0323 chromosome 15, ASM357664v1, one genomic interval encodes:
- the LOC116006049 gene encoding U-box domain-containing protein 4: MVSLQDSQAHANSGSNSFNQTRPCYYYTPPPPSARIQRSIGRSMRTIRSNLYRSGCSVSEKSGNVSENLTDSVVDIRLGELASKPAINKSSCSEEEFLEISQTFSDFSACSSDISGELQRLASLPTAADPVESQTPNSEPEPEPCQGFLQRDTFSTEIIESISPEDLHPTVKLCLDGLQSSSVAVKRSAAAKLRLLAKNRADNRALIGESGAIPALIPLLRCSDPWTQEHAVTGLLNLSLHEPNKTVITDAGAIKSLVYVLKTGTETSKQNAACALLSLALIDENKLSIGACGAIPPLVALLINGSNRGKKDSLTTLYKLCSVKLNKERAVSAGAVKPLVELAGVNGTGLAEKAMVVLNSLAAIEIGRDSIVEEGGIAALVEAIEDSSDKGKEFAVLTLLQLCIDSVRNRGMLVREGGIPPLVALSQNGTAKAKHKAETLLGYLREPRQEASTSTP, from the exons CGGTCTATTGGCCGTTCCATGAGGACCATCCGGTCGAATCTTTACAGAAGCGGATGCTCCGTTTCTGAAAAATCCGGCAACGTATCCGAGAATCTGACGGACTCCGTCGTTGATATCCGGCTTGGGGAGCTCGCTAGTAAGCCCGCAATCAACAAATCCTCCTGTTCGGAAGAGGAATTTCTGGAGATTTCACAAACATTCAGCGATTTCTCGGCTTGTAGCAGTGATATTTCCGGCGAATTGCAGCGGCTCGCTAGCCTGCCGACTGCGGCGGATCCGGTTGAGAGCCAGACACCTAACTCAGAGCCGGAGCCGGAACCTTGTCAAGGGTTTCTTCAGAGAGACACGTTTTCGACTGAAATAATCGAGAGCATATCGCCTGAGGATCTTCATCCCACGGTGAAGCTCTGCCTAGACGGCTTACAATCTTCCTCAGTGGCGGTGAAACGATCAGCCGCCGCAAAGCTGAGGCTTTTAGCTAAGAACCGAGCCGATAATCGGGCTTTGATAGGAGAATCCGGCGCAATACCCGCACTTATACCTCTTCTCCGCTGCTCCGATCCCTGGACTCAAGAACACGCCGTCACGGGGCTTCTAAACCTCTCCCTTCATGAGCCTAACAAAACCGTCATAACCGACGCCGGCGCCATAAAATCACTGGTTTACGTGCTTAAAACTGGCACAGAGACGTCCAAACAGAACGCGGCTTGCGCTTTGTTGAGCCTGGCTTTGATTGACGAAAATAAGTTGTCAATTGGGGCTTGTGGTGCCATTCCACCATTGGTGGCTCTGCTCATCAATGGATCCAACCGCGGTAAAAAGGACTCGTTAACCACGCTTTATAAGCTCTGTTCAGTGAAGTTAAACAAGGAGAGGGCTGTGAGTGCAGGTGCTGTGAAGCCGCTGGTGGAGCTGGCTGGAGTGAATGGAACTGGGCTTGCCGAGAAGGCTATGGTGGTCTTGAACAGCCTGGCAGCGATTGAAATTGGCAGAGATTCGATTGTGGAGGAAGGAGGAATTGCAGCCCTGGTGGAGGCTATTGAGGATAGTTCCGATAAGGGGAAGGAATTTGCGGTGCTCACGCTTCTGCAATTGTGTATTGATAGTGTTAGGAATCGGGGAATGCTCGTGAGAGAAGGTGGAATTCCTCCTCTTGTTGCCTTGTCTCAGAATGGAACTGCTAAAGCTAAGCACAAG GCTGAAACACTTCTTGGGTACTTGAGAGAACCGAGGCAAGAAGCTTCTACGTCAACTCCTTAG
- the LOC116006050 gene encoding probable inositol transporter 3, with protein MGTLPWVVNSEIYPLRYHGVGGGIAAVANWVSNLVVSLTFLTLIEAIGTSGTFLLFAGCSLTGLVAIFFLVPETKGLQFEEVEKMLEKGYKPSLLFCCNRNTKQQSAVQGG; from the coding sequence ATGGGGACACTGCCATGGGTCGTGAACTCTGAGATTTACCCTTTGAGATACCACGGTGTTGGAGGAGGAATAGCCGCAGTAGCTAACTGGGTTTCAAATCTCGTCGTCTCACTCACTTTCTTGACTCTCATAGAGGCTATTGGCACTTCAGGGACATTCCTCTTGTTTGCAGGCTGTTCACTCACTGGACTTGTGGCCATCTTCTTCCTCGTACCTGAAACCAAAGGACTGCAATTCGAGGAGGTCGAAAAGATGCTGGAAAAAGGATACAAACCCAGCTTGTTGTTTTGCTGCAACAGAAACACCAAACAGCAGTCAGCTGTCCAAGGTGGTTAA